One Micropterus dolomieu isolate WLL.071019.BEF.003 ecotype Adirondacks linkage group LG23, ASM2129224v1, whole genome shotgun sequence DNA window includes the following coding sequences:
- the hrh2b gene encoding histamine receptor H2b, translated as MEKLMSLFEQSLYQQQHCGPVPEEEVTMISTALRWLALVFFIILIIGGNVLVCLAVWLSRRLWRISNSFIVSLAVTDLLLGLLVLPLSATVELRSGKWPLGGALCNIYISLDVLLCESSILTLLAISVDRYLAISAPLSYSRRVTPLSVTLSMIAIWALSLAVSFVPIHLGWNTADYRVQHLDWRMGDEDKEGRYCQFEWNNNYVLLFAFGAFYLPLLLMCEMYLCIFRVAREQVRRIRAATPSFARTASTAAIAREHKATVTLAAVLGAFVICWFPYFTFFTCIGIKEKKNPPNTLHSVVLWLGYFNSALNPILYPALNRDFRRAYGELLCCRGLSRRKLQLAHVSVHKRLSISKGQRLSLQSEKHIGAIKKESEGRSLTLHKRQSIPDEPR; from the exons ATGGAAAAGTTGATGAGCTTGTTTGAACAATCTCTATACCAACAGCAGCACTGTGGCCCTGTGCCTGAGGAAGAGGTCACCATGATCTCTACAGCTCTCCGCTGGCTAGCTCTTGTGTTTTTTATCATTCTGATCATTGGCGGGAACGTGCTGGTATGTTTGGCTGTTTGGCTCAGCCGTCGACTGTGGCGCATCTCTAACTCCTTCATAGTGTCGCTGGCAGTGACAGATCTCCTGCTAGGCCTGCTGGTGCTGCCCTTGTCTGCCACTGTGGAGCTGCGCAGCGGAAAATGGCCCCTCGGAGGAGCCCTGTGTAACATCTACATCTCACTGGATGTCTTGCTGTGTGAATCCTCCATCCTGACCCTGCTGGCCATCAGTGTGGACCGATACCTAGCCATTTCAGCTCCCCTTAGCTACTCTCGGAGAGTTACCCCTCTAAGCGTGACACTGTCCATGATCGCCATCTGGGCCTTGTCACTGGCTGTGTCCTTTGTGCCCATCCACCTGGGCTGGAACACAGCGGACTACAGAGTGCAGCACTTGGACTGGCGCATGGGGGATGAGGACAAGGAGGGACGTTATTGCCAGTTTGAATGGAATAACAACTATGTTCTTCTTTTTGCCTTTGGCGCATTTTACCTGCCTCTGCTGCTTATGTGTGAAATGTATCTGTGCATATTCAGGGTGGCACGAGAACAG GTGCGGCGTATTCGTGCTGCCACTCCATCATTTGCACGCACAGCATCAACTGCAGCCATAGCCCGAGAGCACAAAGCTACAGTGACCCTGGCAGCTGTACTGGGAGCGTTtgtcatctgctggttcccCTACTTCACCTTCTTCACCTGCATAGGcataaaggaaaagaaaaacccCCCTAACACACTTCACTCTGTGGTCCTGTGGCTGGGCTATTTTAACTCAGCTCTTAACCCCATCCTGTATCCAGCCCTTAACAGGGATTTCCGCAGGGCCTATGGAGAGCTGCTTTGCTGCAGAGGACTGTCTCGCAGAAAACTGCAGCTTGCTCATGTGTCTGTGCATAAACGACTGAGCATTAGTAAGGGACAGAGGCTTTCCCTCCAGTCTGAAAAACATATAGGCGCAATTAAGAAAGAAAGTGAGGGGAGGAGCCTCACCCTACACAAGAGGCAGAGTATCCCTGATGAACCACGATGA